The Phycisphaeraceae bacterium genome includes a window with the following:
- the uvrB gene encoding excinuclease ABC subunit UvrB, with the protein MGDNPFQLVSEFTPMGDQPAAIDALTDGIEAGERYQTLLGATGTGKTFTMAHTIARINKPTLIISHNKTLAAQLYEEMRELFPNNAVSYFVSYYDYYQPEAYIPQRDIYIEKDSSRNDDLDRLRMAATSNLVSRRDTIVVASVSCIFGLGSPDAFKNAVISISVGQMLPRQDFLRALTDLQYSRSEYELKRGTFRVRGDVIELVPASEEFAYRIELFGDEVESLALIHPTSGELLAQEQHLHVFPAVNYVMPEEKLASALDSIKEELDRHAMKLRSEGKLLEAQRLVARTKYDLEMMEEVGYCSGVENYSRHLDGRPAGSRPYTLLDYFPPEDWLFIIDESHVTLPQIKAMYNGDQARKRVLVDHGFRLPSALDNRPLKFEEVEKTWHQVVFVSATPGPFELERTAGQVVEQIIRPTGLVDPVIEIRPAAGQVPDLLEQIVQRKAAGERVIVTTLTKRLAEDLAAYLAGQDINCRYLHSEIDTLDRVVILRELREGQFDVLVGVNLLREGLDLPEVSMVAILDADKTGFLRSATSLIQQIGRAARNVNAFVVLYADEVTPAMQEAIDETERRREKQLAYNAQHNITPQTVKKAIRQGIELELRARRTARQLMAPEAEDQDIDREELLAELEKQMFTAAEALEFEKAASIRDKIKQVKETPELARLPIERTPKRKPGTPGTRVVKRSKKWNAPG; encoded by the coding sequence ATGGGCGACAACCCCTTCCAACTCGTCTCCGAGTTCACCCCCATGGGCGACCAGCCCGCAGCCATCGACGCGCTGACCGATGGCATCGAAGCCGGCGAGCGCTACCAGACACTCCTGGGGGCCACCGGAACCGGCAAAACCTTCACGATGGCCCACACCATCGCCCGAATCAACAAACCCACACTCATCATCTCCCACAACAAAACCCTCGCCGCCCAGCTCTACGAAGAGATGCGTGAGCTGTTCCCCAACAACGCCGTCTCCTACTTCGTTTCCTACTACGACTACTACCAGCCCGAAGCCTACATCCCCCAACGCGACATCTACATCGAAAAAGACTCCTCCCGCAACGACGACCTCGACCGACTCCGCATGGCCGCCACCTCCAACCTCGTCTCCCGCCGCGATACCATCGTTGTCGCCTCCGTCTCCTGCATCTTCGGACTCGGCTCGCCCGACGCCTTCAAGAACGCCGTCATCTCCATCTCCGTCGGGCAGATGCTCCCCCGCCAGGACTTCCTCCGCGCGCTGACCGACCTCCAATACAGCCGCTCCGAGTACGAACTCAAACGCGGGACCTTCCGCGTCCGTGGCGACGTCATCGAACTCGTGCCCGCCTCCGAAGAGTTCGCCTACCGCATCGAACTCTTTGGCGACGAGGTCGAGTCACTCGCCCTCATCCACCCGACCTCGGGCGAACTCCTCGCCCAGGAACAGCACCTCCACGTCTTCCCCGCCGTCAACTACGTCATGCCCGAGGAAAAACTCGCCTCAGCCCTCGACTCCATCAAAGAAGAGCTCGACCGCCACGCCATGAAACTCCGGTCCGAAGGCAAACTCCTCGAAGCCCAACGACTCGTCGCCAGAACCAAATACGACCTCGAAATGATGGAAGAAGTCGGCTACTGCTCAGGCGTCGAGAACTACTCCCGGCACCTCGACGGCCGCCCGGCCGGCTCCCGACCCTACACCCTCCTCGACTACTTCCCGCCAGAAGACTGGCTGTTCATCATCGACGAATCCCACGTCACTCTCCCGCAGATCAAGGCCATGTACAACGGCGACCAGGCCCGCAAACGTGTCCTCGTCGATCACGGCTTTCGACTCCCCTCCGCACTCGATAACCGACCCCTCAAGTTTGAAGAGGTCGAAAAAACCTGGCACCAGGTCGTCTTCGTCTCCGCCACACCCGGACCCTTCGAACTCGAAAGAACCGCGGGCCAGGTCGTCGAACAGATCATCCGCCCCACCGGACTCGTCGACCCTGTGATCGAAATCCGACCCGCCGCCGGACAGGTCCCCGACCTGCTCGAGCAGATCGTCCAACGCAAAGCCGCCGGTGAACGCGTCATCGTCACCACCCTCACCAAACGCCTCGCTGAAGACCTCGCCGCCTACCTCGCCGGTCAGGACATCAACTGCCGCTACCTCCACTCCGAGATCGACACCCTCGACCGCGTCGTCATCCTCCGCGAACTCCGCGAAGGACAGTTCGACGTGCTCGTAGGCGTCAATCTCCTCCGCGAAGGACTCGATCTCCCCGAGGTCTCCATGGTCGCCATCCTCGACGCCGACAAAACCGGCTTCCTCCGCTCCGCCACCAGCCTCATCCAGCAGATCGGCCGCGCCGCCCGAAACGTCAACGCCTTCGTCGTCCTCTACGCCGACGAAGTCACCCCCGCCATGCAGGAAGCCATAGACGAAACCGAACGCCGCCGCGAGAAACAGCTCGCATACAACGCCCAACACAACATCACCCCTCAGACCGTCAAAAAAGCCATCCGCCAGGGCATCGAACTCGAACTCCGCGCCCGCCGCACCGCCCGCCAGCTCATGGCCCCCGAAGCCGAAGACCAGGACATCGACCGCGAAGAACTCCTCGCCGAACTCGAAAAGCAGATGTTCACCGCCGCCGAAGCCCTCGAGTTCGAAAAAGCCGCCTCCATCCGCGACAAAATTAAACAGGTCAAAGAAACCCCCGAACTCGCCCGCCTACCCATCGAACGAACACCCAAAAGAAAACCAGGCACCCCCGGAACACGCGTCGTCAAACGCAGTAAAAAATGGAACGCCCCCGGCTGA
- a CDS encoding PEP-CTERM sorting domain-containing protein: protein MKTCLFGAAAVLMTTGLASASIVNEDFESYADTAGLGGVWSLGDGTLDTGFGNPGQSMSHPGTGGSFTGANTNSLSFGSVYPGAGEVLVFSADIYDDAANANRRNTAGLRAAAGANIIEMGMYNSPSHYAIRTVLFGAGSDGSWVAFDNMVDDAGDPLVNAPVQGWHTFRAEITDSQVVFTLDLNGDGNINGTHVASIVQNAAFGFDIVRLGGPSDLGSGLNGGVSFDNVLLEVVPEPGTAALALAGLSALGLRRRSA from the coding sequence ATGAAGACTTGTCTGTTCGGTGCTGCTGCGGTTCTGATGACGACGGGGTTGGCCTCGGCCAGCATCGTCAACGAGGATTTTGAGTCGTACGCCGACACCGCTGGCCTCGGTGGCGTGTGGAGCCTGGGCGATGGCACGCTGGATACCGGTTTTGGTAATCCGGGTCAGTCGATGTCACACCCTGGTACGGGTGGCAGCTTCACGGGTGCGAACACGAACAGCCTCTCGTTTGGCTCGGTTTATCCGGGTGCGGGCGAGGTTCTGGTGTTCAGTGCGGACATCTATGATGACGCGGCGAATGCGAATCGGCGGAACACGGCGGGCCTGCGGGCGGCCGCGGGTGCAAACATCATCGAGATGGGCATGTACAACTCGCCAAGTCACTACGCTATCCGGACGGTTCTGTTTGGCGCGGGTAGTGACGGCTCCTGGGTGGCGTTCGATAACATGGTTGATGATGCTGGCGATCCGCTGGTGAACGCACCTGTGCAGGGCTGGCACACGTTCCGTGCCGAGATCACGGACAGCCAGGTCGTGTTCACGCTGGACCTCAATGGCGACGGCAACATCAACGGGACGCACGTCGCTTCGATCGTTCAGAACGCGGCTTTTGGCTTTGATATCGTTCGTCTGGGCGGTCCTTCGGACCTGGGCTCGGGCTTGAACGGTGGCGTGAGCTTTGACAACGTGCTGCTGGAGGTTGTTCCTGAGCCCGGCACGGCGGCTCTGGCGCTGGCTGGACTGTCGGCCCTTGGCCTGCGTCGTCGCTCGGCGTAA
- a CDS encoding DUF547 domain-containing protein, with protein MSVRHLVLLLALLVAVTPVLANPLGAIKRVARETGGTEIDHGPFDALLKAHVNEQGEVDYGGVASDSSVLDGYIGAVGRVDVERLSEEEHLALLINAYNAFTLKLITEYDEGGDLESIMDIPEAKRWDHERWAVAGGTYSLNQIEHELIRPVFKDARIHFALVCAAESCPLLRRFAYTGDDLDEQLERATAASHRDPRWASYDVRRNRLRLTKLYDWYGQDFVDEAGSVEAYAARYMPALKTAMDRGRSPRIEFVDYSWALNAQR; from the coding sequence ATGAGCGTCCGCCACCTTGTTCTGCTGCTTGCTTTGTTGGTGGCTGTTACGCCTGTGTTGGCCAATCCGTTGGGGGCGATCAAGCGGGTGGCCCGGGAGACCGGTGGGACGGAGATTGATCACGGGCCGTTTGATGCGCTGCTGAAGGCTCATGTGAATGAGCAGGGTGAGGTGGATTATGGTGGCGTTGCCTCTGATTCTTCGGTTCTGGATGGGTACATCGGGGCGGTCGGTCGTGTTGATGTCGAGAGGCTCAGTGAGGAGGAGCATCTGGCGTTGCTGATCAATGCGTACAACGCTTTCACGTTGAAGCTCATCACGGAGTACGACGAGGGGGGCGATCTTGAGTCGATCATGGATATTCCTGAGGCGAAGCGGTGGGATCATGAGCGGTGGGCGGTAGCGGGGGGGACGTACAGCCTGAATCAGATCGAGCATGAGCTGATTCGGCCTGTCTTTAAGGATGCCCGGATTCACTTTGCACTGGTCTGTGCGGCGGAGAGCTGCCCGCTGCTTCGGCGGTTTGCGTACACGGGGGATGATCTCGATGAACAGCTTGAGCGGGCGACGGCGGCAAGCCATCGTGACCCGCGCTGGGCTTCATACGATGTGCGTCGCAACCGGCTGCGGTTGACTAAGTTGTACGACTGGTACGGGCAGGATTTTGTGGATGAAGCGGGGTCGGTGGAGGCTTATGCGGCGCGATACATGCCTGCGCTCAAGACGGCGATGGACCGGGGACGCAGCCCGCGGATTGAGTTTGTTGATTATTCGTGGGCGCTGAATGCCCAGCGTTAA